One Rhodoferax ferrireducens T118 DNA segment encodes these proteins:
- a CDS encoding 4Fe-4S dicluster domain-containing protein encodes MFKSIAVRKSQGTQYIPDLRAATPGGFRGKPVISDAACADGCQACVQVCPSRAVRLEPTQPDPVHIDLGRCVLCGDCEPVCPSRKLSFNNDVKLCATSREALTVSSAHPNLDPIKVSKALHKRFGRSLKLRSVSAGGCSGCEMEINALSNVNFDLGRYGIDIVASPRHADALVLSGPITRNMAQALQICWDAIPEPKLVIAVGACAISGGVFADSDALDRQFLDNFKPALYVPGCPAHPLTFISGIMDLLGIAP; translated from the coding sequence ATGTTTAAGTCCATCGCGGTTCGAAAATCCCAGGGCACGCAATACATTCCTGATCTGCGCGCAGCCACACCGGGCGGGTTTCGGGGCAAGCCCGTTATCAGCGATGCCGCGTGCGCTGATGGGTGCCAGGCCTGCGTGCAGGTCTGCCCAAGCCGCGCCGTCAGGCTGGAACCCACACAACCTGACCCGGTCCATATTGACTTGGGTCGCTGCGTGCTGTGTGGCGACTGCGAACCAGTCTGCCCCAGCCGGAAATTGAGCTTCAACAATGATGTCAAGCTGTGCGCCACCAGCCGCGAGGCCCTCACGGTCAGCAGCGCCCACCCCAACCTTGACCCGATCAAGGTTTCAAAGGCGTTGCACAAGCGCTTTGGCCGCTCGCTCAAACTGCGTTCGGTGTCAGCCGGTGGCTGCAGTGGCTGCGAGATGGAAATCAACGCCCTCTCCAACGTCAACTTCGACCTCGGCCGCTATGGCATCGACATCGTGGCCTCACCACGCCATGCCGACGCGCTGGTGCTGTCCGGCCCCATCACCCGCAACATGGCGCAAGCCCTGCAAATTTGCTGGGATGCCATTCCCGAACCCAAACTGGTCATTGCCGTGGGCGCCTGCGCCATTTCGGGCGGTGTGTTTGCCGACAGCGATGCGCTGGACCGGCAGTTTCTGGACAACTTCAAACCGGCGCTGTATGTGCCGGGCTGCCCGGCGCATCCGCTGACGTTTATTTCGGGCATCATGGACTTGCTGGGCATCGCGCCCTGA
- a CDS encoding PAS and helix-turn-helix domain-containing protein translates to MTEPLSTRTAQHTAASQEPALAEDDLGLVFDLAPVGLCISRERTIQRCNAAFGAMFGYAPAELQGRSLECLYPSRSEFEHIGAQGFPVMQRTSHYSDERIMCHRSGRLFWCHVAGRSLQRDQPFACAVWMFEDISSRRPVAMTLTAREREIVRQLAAGQGTKQIARTLGVSPRTIDGHRARIMRKVGAQSSSEMIAKLIGLS, encoded by the coding sequence ATGACAGAACCCCTCTCCACCCGCACCGCGCAGCACACCGCTGCGTCGCAAGAACCCGCGCTGGCCGAGGACGATCTGGGGCTGGTATTCGATCTGGCACCGGTGGGTCTGTGCATCTCGCGCGAACGCACGATCCAGCGCTGCAACGCGGCCTTCGGTGCGATGTTCGGCTACGCCCCGGCGGAGCTGCAAGGTCGCTCGCTCGAATGCCTCTACCCCTCGCGCAGCGAGTTCGAGCACATCGGCGCGCAGGGTTTTCCGGTGATGCAAAGGACCAGCCACTACAGTGACGAGCGCATCATGTGTCACCGCAGTGGCCGCCTGTTCTGGTGCCATGTGGCGGGCCGTTCGCTGCAGCGTGACCAGCCCTTCGCCTGTGCCGTCTGGATGTTCGAGGACATCTCGTCGCGTCGACCGGTGGCCATGACCCTGACCGCCCGTGAACGCGAGATCGTACGTCAGCTCGCGGCCGGCCAGGGTACCAAGCAAATTGCCCGCACCCTGGGGGTGAGTCCGCGCACCATCGATGGGCACCGCGCGCGCATCATGAGAAAAGTCGGCGCGCAGAGTTCAAGCGAAATGATTGCCAAGCTGATCGGCTTGAGTTGA
- a CDS encoding acetyl-CoA acetyltransferase, translating to MGVCIVGWAHSPFGRLDTLDLESLIGGVTRASLGHAGIAGSEVDGVWLGHLNGGFVPDIFTSSLALQADDALRWRPATRVENACASGAAALYAACDAIEAGRARVALVIGAEKMTGVSGPEVTRILGNASYVKEEAARGLTFPGIFAQVALAYFERYGDHSATLAHIAAKNHANGVRNPWAQMRRDLGFEFCNTVSDRNPLIAAPLRKTDCSMVSDGAAAVILADSSIARQFPRAVALRSRAQVNDFLPMSRRDAVAFEGPRRAWAKALDNARCSVHDLSLAEVHDCFTIAELLTYEAMGLAAPGQGARLLAEGTVAAGGKLPINPSGGLKAKGHPIGATGVSMHVLAAMQLMGEAGEMQVPGAELVGVFNMGGSAVANYVSILERLQ from the coding sequence ATGGGTGTTTGTATCGTTGGTTGGGCGCATTCGCCGTTCGGGCGCCTGGACACGCTGGATCTGGAATCACTGATCGGCGGCGTGACGCGGGCATCGCTTGGACATGCGGGAATCGCGGGCAGCGAAGTCGACGGTGTCTGGCTGGGCCACTTGAACGGCGGCTTCGTGCCGGACATCTTCACCTCCTCCCTGGCGCTGCAGGCTGATGATGCGCTGCGTTGGCGACCCGCCACGCGCGTGGAGAACGCATGCGCCTCCGGCGCGGCGGCCCTCTATGCCGCCTGTGATGCGATCGAGGCCGGGCGTGCGCGCGTGGCGCTGGTCATAGGCGCCGAAAAAATGACCGGCGTGTCGGGTCCCGAGGTCACGCGCATCCTGGGCAACGCCTCCTATGTGAAGGAAGAAGCGGCGCGGGGCCTGACGTTCCCGGGCATCTTCGCCCAGGTGGCGCTCGCCTATTTCGAACGCTATGGTGACCATTCGGCCACGCTGGCGCATATTGCGGCCAAGAACCATGCCAACGGCGTGCGCAACCCGTGGGCGCAGATGCGCCGGGATCTGGGCTTCGAGTTCTGCAACACGGTGTCGGATAGAAACCCGCTCATCGCGGCACCCTTGCGCAAGACCGACTGTTCCATGGTCTCGGATGGCGCCGCCGCGGTGATCCTGGCCGACAGTTCGATCGCCAGACAATTTCCCCGTGCGGTCGCGTTGCGATCCCGCGCGCAGGTCAACGACTTTCTGCCGATGTCACGCCGGGATGCGGTCGCGTTCGAAGGCCCCCGCCGGGCTTGGGCCAAGGCGCTGGACAATGCCCGCTGCAGCGTGCATGACTTGTCGCTGGCCGAGGTGCATGACTGTTTCACCATTGCCGAGCTGCTGACCTATGAAGCGATGGGCCTGGCCGCGCCAGGTCAGGGCGCGCGACTGCTGGCCGAAGGTACCGTGGCTGCTGGCGGCAAGTTGCCGATCAATCCGTCCGGTGGTCTCAAAGCCAAGGGGCATCCCATCGGCGCCACCGGCGTATCGATGCATGTGCTGGCGGCGATGCAACTGATGGGTGAGGCCGGAGAGATGCAGGTGCCCGGGGCCGAGCTGGTGGGCGTTTTCAACATGGGGGGTTCCGCGGTGGCCAACTACGTCAGCATCCTGGAGCGCCTGCAATGA
- a CDS encoding AMP-binding protein, with product MNLAQLLVRAARVFPDRPAVLLGDLPVLNYRELADRTARLAAYLSRTLGLAPGERVAVFMTNHPAYLEVLYASWWAGLVVVPINAKLHPKEVEFILNDAQVAVLLASDDLAAGVQPLLGHVSSLRQVLTPGQPGYELALAGDPLAPVHRAPDDLAWLFYTSGTTGRPKGVMQTHRNLYAMTACYFMDVDEVQADDAIVYAAPMSHGAGMYNFAFVAKAARHVVPASGGFDPAELVALSRSVGRLCMFAAPTMVKRLVEHVAATGAACDGFKTIVYGGGPMYVEDIAGALATMGPRFVQIYGQGESPMSITALSREQLNASANPRWHDRIASVGVAQSLVEVRVVNAEGASVPDGETGEVVVRGEPVMAGYWRNPDASAKALRAGWLWTGDMGAMDGEGFLTLKDRSKDVIISGGSNIYPREVEEVLLQHPGVREVAVIGQSDPEWGEVVVAFVVGVDVSPQALDALCLDHMARFKRPKHYHFVDSLPKNNYGKVPKTMLRELLKKENEKC from the coding sequence ATGAACCTGGCGCAACTGCTGGTGCGCGCCGCGCGCGTCTTTCCGGATCGTCCGGCCGTGCTGCTGGGTGACCTGCCGGTGCTGAACTACCGTGAGCTGGCCGATCGCACGGCGCGCCTGGCCGCGTATTTGAGCCGCACGCTGGGGCTGGCGCCCGGCGAGCGCGTGGCGGTGTTCATGACCAACCACCCCGCCTACCTTGAGGTGCTGTACGCAAGCTGGTGGGCCGGCCTGGTGGTGGTGCCGATCAACGCCAAGCTGCACCCGAAAGAGGTTGAATTCATTCTGAACGACGCCCAAGTCGCCGTGCTGTTGGCGTCCGACGATCTTGCCGCCGGTGTGCAGCCGCTACTGGGTCATGTAAGTTCATTGCGCCAGGTGCTCACCCCGGGCCAGCCCGGCTACGAGTTGGCGTTGGCGGGGGATCCACTGGCCCCGGTCCATCGCGCACCGGACGATCTGGCCTGGCTGTTCTACACCTCCGGCACCACCGGCCGGCCCAAGGGTGTGATGCAGACGCACCGCAACCTGTATGCCATGACCGCCTGCTACTTCATGGATGTGGACGAGGTCCAGGCCGACGACGCCATCGTCTATGCCGCGCCGATGTCGCACGGCGCGGGCATGTACAACTTCGCGTTTGTCGCGAAAGCGGCGCGCCATGTGGTGCCGGCCTCGGGCGGTTTTGACCCGGCCGAACTGGTGGCGCTTTCACGTAGCGTGGGCCGACTGTGCATGTTCGCCGCGCCGACCATGGTCAAGCGTCTGGTCGAGCACGTTGCGGCCACGGGCGCCGCGTGTGACGGGTTCAAGACCATTGTCTATGGCGGCGGGCCGATGTATGTGGAGGACATCGCTGGCGCGCTGGCCACCATGGGGCCGCGCTTCGTGCAAATCTATGGGCAGGGTGAATCGCCCATGAGCATCACCGCGCTGTCGCGTGAGCAGCTCAATGCGTCTGCGAATCCAAGATGGCATGACCGCATTGCCTCGGTCGGCGTGGCGCAATCTTTGGTCGAAGTACGCGTGGTCAATGCCGAAGGCGCGTCTGTGCCCGACGGCGAAACCGGCGAAGTGGTGGTGCGTGGCGAACCGGTGATGGCGGGTTATTGGCGCAATCCGGATGCCAGTGCCAAGGCGCTGCGCGCCGGATGGCTATGGACTGGCGACATGGGTGCGATGGACGGCGAGGGCTTCTTGACGCTCAAAGACCGCTCCAAGGACGTGATCATCAGCGGTGGTTCCAACATCTACCCGCGCGAGGTGGAGGAAGTGTTGCTGCAGCACCCCGGCGTGCGCGAGGTCGCGGTGATCGGACAAAGCGACCCCGAGTGGGGTGAGGTGGTGGTGGCTTTCGTGGTCGGTGTTGATGTGAGCCCACAAGCGCTGGACGCCCTGTGCCTGGACCACATGGCCCGCTTCAAGCGGCCCAAGCATTACCACTTCGTCGACAGCCTGCCCAAGAACAATTACGGCAAGGTGCCCAAAACCATGCTGCGCGAGTTACTGAAAAAGGAGAACGAAAAATGCTGA
- a CDS encoding 3-hydroxybutyrate dehydrogenase, translating into MLKGHTALVTGSTQGIGLAIAHALARAGANVVVHGIESMAQGHAIATQVAAMGGVRAAYVRANLALADEAAGLVAAATQALSAPDILVNNAGIQYTCPIESFPAERWDAILAVNLSAAFHTMKAAVPGMRERGWGRIVNIASVHGLVASVNKGAYLAAKHGLVGLSKGVALETAAQGITVNCICPGWTDTAIIQPQIEARAAQFGGDRHAGIRDLLSEKQPNLTLLPPERIGDVTVFLCGQAGAGITGVALPVDGGWTAQ; encoded by the coding sequence ATGCTGAAAGGCCACACCGCCCTTGTCACGGGCTCAACCCAGGGAATTGGCCTGGCCATCGCCCACGCGCTGGCGCGCGCCGGGGCCAACGTCGTTGTGCACGGCATCGAGTCGATGGCGCAGGGGCATGCCATCGCGACCCAAGTGGCTGCCATGGGCGGGGTGCGCGCCGCCTATGTGCGTGCCAACCTCGCCCTCGCCGACGAGGCCGCCGGGCTGGTGGCCGCCGCCACGCAGGCTCTGAGCGCGCCCGATATTCTGGTCAACAACGCAGGCATCCAGTACACCTGCCCGATCGAGAGTTTTCCAGCCGAACGCTGGGACGCGATCCTGGCGGTCAACCTGTCGGCAGCCTTTCACACCATGAAGGCGGCGGTGCCGGGCATGCGCGAGCGCGGCTGGGGCCGCATCGTCAACATCGCCTCGGTGCACGGCTTGGTGGCCTCGGTCAACAAAGGGGCATACCTGGCCGCCAAACACGGACTGGTGGGCTTGTCCAAAGGCGTGGCGCTGGAAACCGCCGCCCAAGGCATCACTGTCAATTGCATCTGCCCGGGCTGGACCGACACCGCGATCATCCAGCCGCAGATCGAGGCGCGCGCCGCCCAGTTCGGTGGCGACCGCCATGCGGGCATCCGCGACCTGCTGAGCGAGAAGCAGCCCAACCTGACGCTGTTACCTCCCGAACGCATCGGCGATGTGACCGTATTTCTGTGCGGCCAGGCAGGGGCAGGCATCACCGGCGTGGCCTTGCCGGTCGATGGTGGCTGGACAGCGCAGTGA
- a CDS encoding methyl-accepting chemotaxis protein, whose amino-acid sequence MNLIQPDFRARLVISFGLLLLLIVGLTAFAVSNMGGFNSGAAQFVLLFGFASLGVGAGLGWWLNRSMAAALAQAIGIAKRLAAGDLSEPFDADARGAIGELQLALQETSARMFRIVADVRAGTMAIASTSGLIAADNAALSSRTESQASALEETAATMEELTATVRQNSDNARQASQLAATATEFAIKGGSVVGQVVNTMGSIRDSSRKIGDIIGVIDGIAFQTNILALNAAVEAARAGEQGRGFAVVAAEVRNLAQRSASAAREIKSLIGDEVDKVNAGNQLVDAAGKTMDEIVTSIKRVAGIMSEIASASVEQSTGIDEINLAVIHTDTMTQQNAALVEEASRTAAGLQEQAVALSQTVSIFNLGAREFGNSDEAVDMVHRAAAFMATRGRDTFIEEVNKMNKGQFIDRDLYISIYSVAGQCVGHGTNRRLLGVEALTFKDLDGKFFIKDIMSIARREGAGWVEYKWSNPVTKEPMMKSTYFELAADLIIACGTYKT is encoded by the coding sequence ATGAACCTCATCCAACCTGATTTCAGGGCCCGACTCGTCATCAGTTTTGGCCTGCTCCTGCTACTGATCGTCGGCTTGACTGCCTTCGCCGTGAGCAATATGGGTGGTTTCAACAGTGGTGCAGCCCAATTTGTGCTGCTGTTCGGATTCGCGTCGCTTGGTGTTGGCGCTGGTCTGGGTTGGTGGCTCAACCGCAGCATGGCCGCAGCGCTGGCGCAAGCCATCGGCATCGCCAAGCGCCTGGCAGCGGGCGACTTGAGCGAGCCCTTTGACGCCGATGCGCGAGGGGCTATCGGTGAGCTGCAACTGGCCCTGCAAGAGACCAGCGCACGCATGTTCAGAATAGTCGCCGACGTACGCGCGGGCACCATGGCGATCGCCAGCACCTCGGGTCTCATTGCCGCGGACAATGCCGCCCTGTCCTCGCGCACCGAATCACAAGCCAGCGCCCTGGAAGAGACCGCCGCCACCATGGAAGAGCTGACGGCGACGGTGCGGCAAAATTCCGACAATGCCAGACAGGCCAGCCAACTGGCGGCGACGGCCACTGAATTCGCCATCAAAGGCGGAAGCGTGGTGGGGCAAGTGGTGAACACCATGGGCTCGATCCGCGATAGCTCGCGCAAAATCGGCGACATCATCGGCGTCATCGACGGCATTGCCTTTCAAACCAATATCCTGGCCTTGAATGCCGCCGTGGAAGCAGCACGTGCGGGAGAACAGGGACGTGGTTTTGCGGTGGTGGCGGCTGAAGTACGCAACTTGGCGCAGCGCTCGGCCAGCGCCGCCCGGGAAATAAAATCACTCATCGGCGACGAGGTCGACAAAGTCAACGCCGGCAACCAGCTGGTCGATGCTGCTGGCAAGACCATGGACGAGATTGTGACCAGCATCAAACGGGTCGCCGGCATCATGAGCGAAATTGCCTCGGCCAGCGTGGAGCAGAGCACCGGCATCGATGAAATCAATCTGGCCGTGATTCACACCGATACCATGACGCAACAAAATGCGGCGCTGGTCGAAGAGGCCTCGCGCACCGCAGCGGGCTTGCAGGAGCAGGCGGTGGCGCTGTCGCAAACGGTGTCGATCTTCAATCTCGGGGCGCGCGAATTTGGCAATTCGGATGAAGCCGTCGACATGGTGCACAGAGCCGCGGCCTTCATGGCAACTCGCGGGAGGGATACGTTCATTGAAGAAGTCAACAAGATGAACAAAGGACAATTCATCGATCGCGATCTCTACATCAGTATTTACAGTGTGGCTGGCCAATGCGTCGGCCACGGCACCAACCGGCGCCTGTTGGGCGTCGAAGCGCTCACCTTCAAGGACCTGGACGGCAAGTTCTTCATCAAGGACATCATGAGTATTGCCAGACGCGAAGGCGCTGGCTGGGTGGAATACAAATGGAGCAATCCGGTCACCAAAGAACCGATGATGAAGTCCACCTATTTTGAACTGGCCGCTGACCTGATCATTGCTTGCGGAACCTACAAGACCTGA
- a CDS encoding NADH-quinone oxidoreductase subunit B family protein, producing the protein MWKIVKQIARNGIRTEPAPDIGAAVTGEISRIQAEVLQILGQSLAIRLVDAGSCNGCELEINALGNPYYNIEGLGIKFVASPRHADMLLVTGPVSRNMVTALKRTFDAIPEPKLVVAVGDCGCDGGIFGESYASCGRVSNVIPVDWVIPGCPPPPIEILRGILTAVRRRA; encoded by the coding sequence ATTTGGAAAATCGTCAAGCAAATTGCCAGGAACGGCATTCGCACCGAGCCCGCGCCCGATATCGGGGCTGCAGTCACAGGTGAGATCAGTCGGATTCAGGCCGAGGTGCTTCAAATCCTGGGTCAGTCCCTGGCCATTCGCCTGGTCGATGCCGGCTCGTGCAACGGCTGCGAGCTTGAAATCAACGCACTGGGCAACCCCTACTACAACATCGAGGGCCTGGGCATCAAGTTTGTCGCCAGCCCACGCCACGCCGACATGCTCTTGGTGACCGGCCCGGTGTCGCGCAACATGGTCACCGCGCTCAAACGCACGTTTGACGCCATTCCTGAGCCCAAGCTGGTGGTGGCGGTGGGTGACTGCGGCTGTGACGGCGGTATTTTTGGCGAGAGTTATGCCAGTTGCGGCCGAGTGTCCAACGTGATCCCGGTCGACTGGGTGATACCGGGTTGCCCGCCGCCACCGATTGAGATATTGCGCGGCATTCTGACGGCTGTGCGCCGGCGTGCCTGA
- a CDS encoding NADH-quinone oxidoreductase subunit C — protein MKISGFDVDLQCVMAPVPIWHARVTVDEWRAAAAAVREGGGRLLAMWGGAGLADEPTVLACAAYVVLEGLIWLELPQSGEQLTYPDLLPFFPAAARMQRAAAELSGIRTKGSKDQRPWLNHGAWPLDYFPLRHAGEAPPPFPEEALVDYPFVRVEGDGVHEIAVGPVHAGIIEPGHFRFSVVGEKVLRLEQRLGYTHKGIEQRMTQLDPLLAYRLAGRVSGDSTVAYAWGYCMALESASACAVPPRALWMRALMLERERVANHLGDLGALGNDAAFAFGLAQFSRLREDWLRLSKEMFGHRLMMDCVLPGGVTHDIHGAHIDQLTRQCDAVEREVRTLRSIYEEHAGLQDRFMTTGRVTPALAAQLGLTGLAGRASAQAWDLRCDHAAAPYDVLQVKMATHSNGDVAARVSVRFDEVFESMRLIRQILAGLPAGPLRQDIALPGQASRGAGWVEGWRGEIFVALELSGASSDQRIRRCHLHDPSWQNWPVLEHAVMGNIVPDFPLINKSFNLSYSGHDL, from the coding sequence ATGAAGATTTCTGGCTTCGACGTTGATCTCCAATGTGTGATGGCACCCGTGCCGATCTGGCACGCGCGGGTCACCGTGGATGAGTGGCGCGCCGCCGCTGCGGCCGTGCGCGAGGGGGGCGGGCGCTTGCTGGCGATGTGGGGCGGAGCAGGGCTGGCGGACGAGCCAACGGTGCTTGCCTGCGCCGCCTATGTGGTGTTGGAGGGTTTGATCTGGCTGGAGTTGCCACAGAGCGGCGAGCAGCTGACTTATCCTGACCTGCTGCCTTTCTTTCCCGCCGCCGCCAGAATGCAGCGGGCCGCGGCCGAGTTGTCGGGTATTCGCACCAAGGGCAGCAAAGACCAGCGTCCGTGGCTGAACCACGGTGCCTGGCCCCTGGACTATTTTCCCCTGCGCCACGCCGGCGAGGCGCCGCCGCCATTTCCTGAGGAAGCCTTGGTCGATTACCCGTTCGTCCGCGTCGAAGGCGATGGCGTGCATGAAATCGCGGTGGGTCCGGTGCATGCCGGCATCATTGAGCCTGGGCATTTTCGCTTTTCGGTGGTCGGCGAAAAAGTACTGCGCCTGGAGCAGCGCCTGGGCTACACACACAAGGGTATTGAGCAGCGCATGACCCAGTTGGACCCGCTGCTGGCGTATCGCCTGGCCGGTCGGGTCTCGGGTGACTCAACCGTCGCCTACGCCTGGGGTTATTGCATGGCCTTGGAGTCGGCCAGCGCCTGCGCGGTGCCGCCCCGGGCCTTGTGGATGCGCGCCTTGATGCTCGAGCGCGAGCGCGTTGCCAACCATCTGGGTGATCTGGGGGCCTTGGGCAACGACGCCGCCTTCGCGTTTGGCCTGGCCCAATTTTCCCGTCTGCGCGAAGACTGGCTGCGCTTGTCCAAGGAGATGTTTGGACACCGTTTGATGATGGACTGCGTGCTGCCCGGCGGTGTGACGCATGACATTCATGGCGCCCATATTGACCAACTGACCCGGCAATGCGACGCTGTGGAGCGCGAGGTGCGGACCTTGCGTTCAATCTACGAAGAGCATGCCGGCTTGCAGGATCGCTTCATGACCACCGGGCGGGTTACGCCGGCGCTGGCGGCCCAGTTGGGCTTGACCGGTCTGGCCGGGCGGGCCAGTGCACAGGCGTGGGACTTGCGCTGTGATCATGCGGCTGCGCCGTATGACGTATTGCAGGTCAAGATGGCCACGCACAGCAATGGCGACGTGGCAGCCCGAGTGAGCGTGCGCTTTGATGAAGTGTTTGAGTCGATGCGGCTGATCCGGCAAATTCTTGCCGGTCTGCCAGCCGGCCCCTTGCGCCAGGACATTGCTTTGCCCGGGCAGGCGAGCCGCGGGGCGGGTTGGGTGGAGGGCTGGCGGGGCGAGATTTTTGTCGCGCTGGAGCTGAGCGGTGCCAGCAGCGATCAGCGCATTCGACGCTGCCATTTGCATGATCCCTCCTGGCAGAACTGGCCCGTGCTGGAGCACGCCGTCATGGGCAATATCGTGCCCGACTTTCCGCTCATCAACAAGTCGTTCAACCTCAGCTATTCCGGGCACGATTTATGA
- a CDS encoding hydrogenase 4 subunit F, producing MSTLFFVLGFPLLGGAVLALIGHRSYARDINVVFSLGTFLAACVLTAEIVADGPILVWHDQFFIDPLNVFLVTLTAFVGMTTAIFSRPYMRIEQDHGKMTPPRMRLYHSMYQLFSFTMLLGFTTNNLGILWVAMEAATLTTVLLVSVYRTAASLEAAWKYFILCGVGIAQALFGTVLLYMAAEKVLGPEGATLLWTNLDAIKDQLDPSIITLAFAFLLIGYGTKVGMVPLHSWLPDAHAEGPTPVSAVLSGLLLNVAMYALLRCKVLTDGALMRPLAGQLMMGFGLLSVVVATFFLSRQKDVKRMFSYSSIEHMGLITFAFGMGGPVANFAGLLHMTVHSLIKSAIFFAVGHATQKAGTQIMSEIRGLIKVNPTIGWGLILGVMAILGMPPFGVFASEFLILTTAMREQPWAAPFLFVSLGVAFASMMIRVLPMVFGETSLKALPHPPALVPVFVHLSLGLVLGLYIPPYLNTWYVQAARMLGG from the coding sequence GTGTCCACCCTGTTTTTTGTCCTGGGGTTTCCTTTGCTGGGCGGCGCCGTACTGGCGCTGATCGGGCACCGGTCGTACGCCCGCGACATCAATGTGGTCTTCAGCCTGGGCACCTTTCTGGCGGCCTGCGTGCTGACGGCGGAGATCGTCGCGGACGGCCCGATTCTGGTCTGGCATGACCAATTTTTCATCGACCCATTGAATGTGTTCCTGGTCACGCTGACCGCTTTCGTTGGGATGACGACGGCGATATTTTCCCGGCCTTACATGCGCATTGAGCAGGACCACGGCAAGATGACGCCGCCGCGCATGCGGCTGTACCACAGCATGTACCAGTTGTTCAGCTTCACCATGCTGCTGGGCTTTACCACCAATAACCTGGGCATCCTGTGGGTGGCCATGGAGGCGGCGACCTTGACCACGGTGCTGCTGGTCAGCGTGTACCGCACCGCTGCCAGTCTGGAAGCGGCCTGGAAGTACTTTATTCTGTGTGGTGTGGGCATTGCACAGGCCCTGTTTGGCACGGTCTTGCTGTACATGGCGGCAGAAAAAGTGCTCGGCCCGGAGGGGGCCACGCTGTTGTGGACCAATCTGGATGCGATCAAAGACCAGTTGGACCCCTCCATCATCACCTTGGCGTTTGCTTTTCTTTTGATCGGCTATGGCACCAAGGTCGGCATGGTGCCCTTGCACAGCTGGTTGCCCGATGCGCATGCCGAAGGCCCGACGCCGGTGTCGGCCGTGCTGTCGGGCTTGCTGCTCAATGTGGCGATGTATGCCTTGTTGCGCTGCAAAGTGCTGACCGACGGGGCCTTGATGCGGCCCCTGGCGGGCCAGCTCATGATGGGCTTTGGCCTGCTGTCGGTGGTGGTGGCGACCTTTTTCCTGTCACGGCAAAAAGACGTCAAGCGCATGTTTTCTTATTCGTCGATCGAGCACATGGGCTTGATCACTTTTGCCTTTGGCATGGGCGGGCCGGTGGCCAACTTTGCCGGTTTGTTGCACATGACGGTGCATTCCCTCATCAAGTCGGCGATCTTCTTTGCGGTGGGGCACGCCACCCAAAAAGCCGGTACGCAGATCATGAGCGAGATTCGCGGCCTGATCAAGGTGAATCCGACCATCGGCTGGGGCTTGATTTTGGGCGTGATGGCGATTCTGGGCATGCCGCCATTTGGCGTCTTTGCCAGCGAGTTCCTGATTCTGACCACCGCCATGCGTGAGCAGCCCTGGGCGGCGCCGTTTTTGTTTGTGTCGCTCGGTGTGGCGTTTGCTTCCATGATGATCCGGGTGTTGCCGATGGTGTTTGGCGAAACCTCACTTAAAGCCCTGCCGCATCCGCCGGCCTTGGTGCCGGTGTTTGTGCACCTGAGTCTGGGCTTGGTGCTGGGTTTGTACATTCCGCCTTACCTCAATACCTGGTACGTCCAGGCCGCGCGGATGTTGGGGGGCTGA
- a CDS encoding formate hydrogenlyase, translated as MIQLAPQLINLFATLILMLSFAMISQRRIVSLINLFTIQGVALVAASMLLGYVTHQPDLYVSGALTLLLKVIFIPWMLHRVIRKLNVRWDVDTLINIPTTMLVGIALVIFSFSLALPISRLSSSMAGGSLGIALACVLLSFLMMITRSKAVPQVIGFLSMENGLIFAATAVTNGMPMIVEFGIALDVLVGVLILGVFMFQIREKFDSLDIHNLETLKED; from the coding sequence ATGATTCAGTTGGCGCCCCAGTTGATCAACCTGTTTGCAACGCTGATTCTGATGCTGTCGTTTGCCATGATCTCGCAGCGGCGCATCGTTTCCCTGATTAATTTGTTCACCATCCAGGGCGTCGCCCTGGTCGCAGCGTCGATGTTGCTCGGTTATGTCACGCATCAACCTGACCTTTACGTTTCTGGGGCCCTGACGCTGTTGCTCAAGGTCATTTTTATTCCCTGGATGTTGCACCGGGTCATCCGCAAGCTCAATGTGCGCTGGGACGTCGACACCCTGATCAACATTCCAACCACCATGCTGGTGGGGATTGCGCTGGTGATTTTTTCCTTCAGCCTGGCCTTGCCGATCTCGCGTCTGTCGTCCTCCATGGCGGGCGGCTCGCTCGGCATTGCGCTGGCCTGTGTGCTGCTTTCGTTCTTGATGATGATCACCCGCTCCAAGGCGGTGCCGCAGGTGATCGGATTTCTATCGATGGAAAACGGCCTGATTTTCGCCGCCACCGCGGTCACCAACGGCATGCCGATGATTGTTGAGTTTGGCATTGCGCTCGATGTGCTGGTGGGCGTGCTGATTTTGGGAGTGTTCATGTTCCAGATTCGCGAGAAATTCGACAGCCTGGACATCCACAACCTCGAAACGCTCAAGGAAGACTGA